Proteins from a single region of Nitrososphaerales archaeon:
- the hemA gene encoding glutamyl-tRNA reductase: MDSPTGEGVHPAAVDANGRPAAPSVVLVGTSFRTAEIGTRERIARRLSEVPEPGLQVGRGKIFECSILETCNRLEVYLACSSPNEVAKSVMTRLDGDGTSSESFYVKTGADAIRHIFRVASGLDSPVLGEEQILQQVREAGKTARTSGQAKSILSSLFDAAYSSGKRIRESYKVSPANRSVSAFALRRALKELGRRPAKVLLIGSGETAKLAALRLKGSAVYLLSGRRDVEARFPNAERISRRRLREVSEKCDLIIAATRHHGYVLTKRDLPEKRRMVVLDLGFPRNVDPSLRDSKFIRLYDLDAVAAWALSLGRRENASAERLVEEETRRFDVWLTASRLTPTLGNIYKWAERIREEETLAALRRLPGLSSHDKTIIEAMSKRLTGKLLSPHATFVKEVGNGEDQSERLLLLESIFRDGGK; the protein is encoded by the coding sequence ATGGATTCGCCAACCGGCGAAGGTGTCCATCCCGCAGCCGTTGATGCGAACGGAAGGCCAGCCGCGCCGTCGGTGGTTTTGGTGGGCACGTCCTTCAGAACGGCAGAGATAGGCACGAGGGAGCGCATAGCCAGACGGTTGTCCGAGGTCCCCGAGCCAGGACTTCAGGTCGGGAGAGGGAAGATATTCGAATGTTCCATCCTGGAGACCTGCAACAGGCTCGAGGTCTACCTCGCGTGCAGCAGCCCCAACGAGGTGGCGAAGTCGGTGATGACGAGACTCGACGGAGACGGAACCTCGTCCGAGAGCTTCTACGTGAAGACGGGCGCGGATGCCATAAGGCACATCTTCAGAGTAGCCTCCGGCTTGGACTCGCCCGTCTTAGGCGAGGAGCAGATACTTCAGCAGGTAAGGGAAGCAGGAAAGACTGCGAGGACGTCAGGACAGGCAAAGTCGATTCTGTCTTCCTTGTTCGACGCGGCGTACAGCTCGGGCAAACGGATACGCGAGTCGTACAAAGTATCTCCCGCGAACAGGTCTGTGAGCGCCTTCGCGCTGAGACGCGCTCTAAAGGAACTTGGACGCCGGCCCGCCAAGGTACTCCTGATAGGCTCTGGCGAGACCGCAAAGCTTGCCGCCCTCAGACTAAAGGGCTCGGCCGTCTACCTCCTTTCGGGCAGGCGGGACGTCGAGGCTCGATTCCCAAACGCCGAGAGAATCTCTCGAAGAAGGCTGCGGGAAGTCTCTGAGAAGTGCGATTTGATCATCGCCGCTACAAGGCATCATGGTTACGTCCTAACCAAGCGAGACCTTCCCGAAAAGAGAAGGATGGTGGTCCTTGACCTCGGCTTTCCCCGGAATGTCGACCCTTCCCTCAGGGATTCCAAGTTCATAAGGCTGTACGACCTCGACGCCGTTGCCGCGTGGGCCCTTTCACTCGGGCGCCGCGAGAATGCCTCGGCGGAGAGGCTGGTCGAGGAAGAGACGCGGAGGTTCGATGTGTGGCTCACCGCGAGCAGGCTCACGCCGACTCTCGGCAACATCTACAAGTGGGCCGAGAGGATCAGAGAGGAGGAGACTCTGGCCGCGCTCAGGAGGCTTCCGGGCCTTTCATCGCACGACAAGACGATCATCGAGGCGATGAGCAAGCGACTCACCGGGAAACTGTTGTCCCCCCACGCGACATTCGTGAAGGAGGTTGGTAACGGGGAAGACCAGTCAGAACGGCTCCTCCTCCTCGAGTCGATCTTCAGGGATGGGGGAAAATGA
- the hemC gene encoding hydroxymethylbilane synthase — protein sequence MTARKLRVGTRGSKLALAQTRAVLKMLSEKAPGLELQVVTIRTAGDRLPPEKRGETDGKGAFTGDIEALLTKGELDLAVHSLKDLSVELADGLKIGATPPRGDPRDALVSSKGERLSDLPKGASVGTSSIRRRAQLLSLRRDLKIVDMHGNVETRVRRMDELHLAGLVLAAAGLDRLSMGERITQRFPVDEIVPSAGQGTMAVQVRKGDTEIERIVSKINDEETMRSSECERAFARAIGGDCYVPAGAHAARNGRSLTLVGMIASADGRIVLKRSATSTDPVELGEALGEELLQLGGAEIIKGGAIRA from the coding sequence ATGACGGCGCGCAAGCTCCGGGTGGGCACTAGGGGGAGCAAGCTCGCGCTGGCGCAGACGAGAGCCGTCCTGAAGATGCTCTCGGAGAAAGCGCCAGGGCTCGAGCTTCAGGTCGTCACGATTAGGACAGCTGGGGACAGGCTCCCCCCGGAGAAGCGGGGCGAGACGGATGGCAAGGGGGCCTTCACCGGCGACATAGAAGCGCTCCTGACGAAGGGGGAGTTGGACCTAGCCGTCCACAGCCTGAAGGACCTCTCGGTGGAACTCGCCGACGGACTGAAGATTGGTGCTACGCCTCCTCGGGGCGATCCCCGCGACGCGCTCGTCTCGTCCAAAGGAGAGAGGCTCTCTGACCTTCCCAAGGGGGCTTCGGTTGGAACGAGCAGCATCAGAAGAAGGGCGCAACTCCTGAGCCTGAGGCGGGACCTGAAGATAGTGGATATGCACGGCAACGTGGAGACGAGGGTGAGGAGAATGGATGAGCTTCATCTTGCAGGATTGGTCCTGGCCGCCGCTGGACTGGACAGGCTCTCCATGGGGGAACGCATCACCCAGAGATTCCCAGTGGACGAGATCGTGCCGTCCGCGGGACAAGGCACCATGGCGGTGCAAGTGAGGAAGGGCGATACCGAGATAGAGAGGATCGTCTCGAAGATCAACGACGAGGAGACGATGCGGTCCTCGGAGTGTGAGAGGGCCTTCGCGAGGGCGATAGGCGGGGACTGTTACGTGCCTGCTGGGGCGCACGCGGCTCGCAACGGCCGCTCGCTCACGCTCGTGGGAATGATCGCGTCCGCCGACGGCAGAATTGTCCTGAAGAGGAGCGCGACCTCCACGGACCCAGTCGAGCTGGGCGAGGCGCTCGGCGAGGAACTGCTTCAGCTCGGGGGCGCGGAGATCATCAAGGGAGGCGCCATCAGGGCTTGA
- a CDS encoding uroporphyrinogen-III synthase: MTALRPRSLSVVITRSQEGNEELARRLKLVGLDPITVDTISLAPPSDWKDVDRLLGNLGDFDWVVFTSSSGAEHFGTRMKALSLKLPWEGNPRVAAVGRQTASALSSLGVEPNFVPSSYTTATLGEELPAEKGDRVMLLRSDIADPRLANRLVERGFSVEEAAIYRTLPTRGPSPKIKDADLIVFASPSAVKSFCSLVAEDELRKLMGLRAVCIGPVTESAARESGFSNTTRPESFTLDAVVREITRLSQADA, translated from the coding sequence TTGACCGCACTGAGACCCAGGTCGCTCAGCGTGGTGATCACTCGCTCGCAGGAGGGGAACGAGGAGTTGGCCAGGAGATTGAAACTCGTGGGACTGGACCCGATAACTGTGGACACGATCTCCCTCGCTCCGCCCAGCGACTGGAAAGACGTTGACCGACTTCTCGGAAACCTCGGCGACTTCGACTGGGTGGTCTTCACCTCGTCCTCGGGCGCGGAGCACTTCGGGACTCGGATGAAGGCGCTGTCGTTGAAGCTGCCGTGGGAGGGCAACCCCAGAGTTGCTGCCGTCGGCCGGCAGACCGCCAGTGCGCTCTCGAGCCTTGGCGTCGAACCGAACTTCGTACCGTCCAGCTACACCACCGCGACCCTCGGGGAGGAGCTCCCCGCGGAGAAGGGGGACAGAGTCATGCTTCTGCGGTCCGACATAGCCGACCCCAGGCTTGCGAACAGGCTCGTCGAGCGGGGGTTCAGCGTGGAAGAGGCTGCGATCTATCGAACTCTGCCTACCAGGGGACCGAGCCCCAAGATCAAGGACGCAGATTTGATAGTGTTCGCGAGCCCCTCCGCAGTCAAGAGCTTCTGCTCCCTTGTGGCCGAGGACGAGCTTCGGAAGCTGATGGGGCTGAGGGCCGTCTGCATAGGGCCGGTCACTGAATCGGCGGCGAGGGAGAGCGGGTTCTCGAACACGACCAGGCCAGAATCGTTCACTCTTGATGCTGTGGTGCGGGAGATCACGAGGTTGAGCCAAGCAGATGCCTGA
- the hemB gene encoding porphobilinogen synthase has translation MPERREAEVRLRRLRKTEPIRRLVSETALTASNFIAPVFVRYGRGVTEPVEAMPGVNRYSVDRVGGCVTRLDEAKIPAVLLLGIPESKDEVGSGAYASEGVVPRAIAEIKKATPSMVVAADVCLCEYTSHGHCGVLKEGQVDNDATLPLLAKAAVEYARAGADIVAPSAMMDFQVAAIRSALEDAQLGETLVMGYSAKFASSFYGPFREAAGSAPSFGDRKAYQMGPANSRQAMREIERDVQEGADIVMVKPALSYLDIIAKARSRFDLPIAAYSVSGEYSAIKAAAMNGWIDERTMAMEVLTSIKRAGADVIITYFAEAAAGWLREGL, from the coding sequence ATGCCTGAGCGGCGCGAGGCTGAGGTGAGGCTGAGGAGGCTCAGGAAGACTGAGCCAATCAGGAGGCTCGTGAGCGAGACCGCCCTGACCGCGTCGAACTTCATAGCGCCCGTGTTCGTCAGGTATGGCAGGGGCGTGACAGAGCCGGTGGAGGCGATGCCGGGGGTCAACCGTTACTCGGTCGACAGGGTCGGCGGATGCGTGACGCGGCTCGACGAGGCCAAGATACCTGCGGTCCTGCTCCTCGGCATCCCGGAGTCCAAGGACGAAGTTGGAAGCGGAGCCTACGCGAGCGAAGGGGTGGTGCCCAGGGCGATAGCGGAGATCAAGAAGGCCACGCCCTCCATGGTGGTGGCCGCAGACGTCTGCCTCTGCGAGTACACCTCCCACGGACACTGCGGCGTGCTGAAGGAAGGACAGGTGGACAACGACGCAACTTTACCGCTGCTCGCGAAGGCCGCGGTCGAGTACGCGAGGGCTGGCGCCGACATCGTCGCCCCTAGCGCGATGATGGACTTCCAAGTCGCAGCGATCAGGTCGGCGTTGGAGGACGCCCAACTAGGCGAGACCCTGGTGATGGGGTACTCTGCGAAGTTCGCCTCCTCCTTCTACGGCCCATTCAGAGAGGCCGCGGGATCAGCCCCGTCGTTTGGCGACAGGAAGGCGTACCAGATGGGCCCGGCGAATTCGAGGCAGGCGATGCGCGAGATTGAAAGGGACGTCCAGGAGGGGGCGGACATCGTGATGGTAAAGCCCGCGCTCTCGTACCTCGACATAATAGCGAAGGCCCGCTCGAGGTTCGACCTGCCCATCGCTGCCTACAGCGTCAGCGGCGAGTACTCTGCGATCAAGGCCGCGGCCATGAACGGTTGGATCGACGAGAGGACGATGGCGATGGAGGTCCTCACATCGATCAAGAGGGCCGGAGCTGACGTGATAATCACCTACTTCGCCGAGGCGGCGGCAGGGTGGCTCAGGGAGGGACTGTGA
- a CDS encoding chlorite dismutase family protein has protein sequence MEEQRESTPEAAEVEKSFLKYTFFKVAREWRSLDDSTKEESRREFLRALGDSSSSSLSFFSLVGIRGDTDFMILADSPSLDSFQTFVARLLSTKLGRYLEIPYSYLAMTRRSKYLGSHRRPGQEGTLQQYRSSKFLFVYPFVKKREWYRLPFAERQRIMAEHFKIGHKYPSIKINTGYSFGLDDQEFVLAFDGDDPAEFLSLVEELRSSEASMYTQLETPIFTCRRVDPTTMLSLLG, from the coding sequence ATGGAGGAACAGCGAGAGAGCACCCCAGAGGCTGCCGAGGTTGAGAAGAGTTTCCTGAAGTACACCTTCTTCAAGGTGGCGCGCGAGTGGAGGTCACTAGATGACTCGACCAAGGAGGAATCCAGGAGGGAATTCCTGCGGGCTCTGGGAGACTCCTCGTCCTCGAGCCTCTCGTTCTTCTCGCTCGTAGGGATCCGGGGCGACACCGATTTCATGATTCTAGCAGACTCTCCCAGCCTCGACTCGTTCCAGACCTTTGTCGCGAGGCTCCTTTCGACGAAGCTCGGGAGGTACTTGGAGATCCCGTACTCCTACCTCGCGATGACCAGGAGGTCCAAGTATCTCGGCTCCCACAGGCGCCCAGGCCAGGAAGGGACCCTGCAGCAGTACCGCTCGAGCAAGTTCCTCTTCGTCTACCCGTTCGTGAAGAAACGGGAGTGGTACAGGCTGCCCTTCGCTGAGAGGCAGAGGATCATGGCGGAGCACTTCAAGATAGGCCACAAGTATCCCTCGATTAAGATCAACACGGGATACTCCTTCGGTCTTGACGACCAGGAGTTCGTGCTGGCCTTCGATGGAGACGACCCAGCGGAGTTCCTCTCGTTGGTGGAGGAATTGAGGAGCTCGGAGGCGAGCATGTACACCCAGCTCGAGACTCCCATCTTCACCTGCCGGCGCGTGGACCCAACCACCATGCTTTCTCTCCTAGGATAG
- the hemL gene encoding glutamate-1-semialdehyde 2,1-aminomutase → MKMLKSKELYAEARRVMVGGVNSPVRAFKAVGGTPVFFVKGKGSRIWDADGNSFIDYVCSWGPLILGHSNPKTIKAVTKAATTGTSFGAPSVPELRLAQKVCGMVPSIQKVRFVSSGTEATMSALRLARAFTGRTKLLKFEGCYHGHADPFLTRAGSGMATFDMPDSAGIPSSAGAETLTLEFNNEEQLEDAFRSHGGEIAAAIIEPVAGNMGVVPPIPGYLQRLRKLCSESGSVLIFDEVITGFRVAPGGAQAIYGVRPDLTCLGKVIGGGFPVGAYGGRDDIMRMVAPEGPVYQAGTLSGNPVAMAGGLATLSQLNRKAYSWLERLSASLEDGLLEAAAACGVQLTVNRVGSMLGLFFASGKVRNFRDAKGSNHQLYPRFHRALLESGIYFPPSAFETFFLSIAHSDGDVRTTVSASRRAFRGLAS, encoded by the coding sequence ATGAAGATGCTAAAGTCGAAGGAGCTCTACGCCGAGGCGAGGAGGGTCATGGTTGGCGGGGTCAACAGTCCCGTCCGCGCGTTCAAGGCGGTGGGCGGCACCCCGGTCTTCTTCGTGAAGGGAAAAGGCTCTCGGATATGGGACGCGGATGGAAATTCATTCATCGACTACGTCTGCTCGTGGGGGCCACTCATCCTAGGCCACTCGAACCCCAAGACGATTAAGGCCGTGACCAAGGCCGCAACGACTGGGACCAGCTTCGGGGCTCCTTCGGTTCCGGAGCTGAGACTGGCCCAGAAAGTCTGCGGTATGGTGCCGAGCATTCAGAAGGTTCGCTTCGTGAGCTCCGGTACGGAGGCGACGATGTCTGCACTGCGCCTGGCTCGGGCGTTCACCGGCAGGACCAAGCTGCTCAAGTTTGAAGGCTGCTATCACGGCCACGCGGACCCCTTCCTCACCCGCGCCGGCTCCGGGATGGCAACCTTCGACATGCCAGACTCGGCGGGTATTCCGTCGTCTGCTGGGGCTGAGACACTAACCCTCGAATTCAACAACGAAGAGCAGCTCGAGGACGCGTTCCGCTCCCACGGTGGCGAGATCGCCGCTGCCATCATCGAGCCGGTGGCGGGCAACATGGGGGTCGTGCCGCCGATACCCGGCTATCTGCAGAGGCTGAGGAAGCTCTGCAGCGAAAGCGGTTCGGTCCTGATCTTTGACGAGGTGATTACAGGATTCAGGGTTGCTCCGGGAGGCGCCCAGGCGATCTATGGGGTGAGGCCCGACCTGACCTGCCTGGGCAAGGTAATCGGGGGAGGCTTCCCGGTCGGCGCCTACGGTGGCAGAGATGATATCATGCGGATGGTCGCACCCGAGGGGCCGGTCTACCAGGCCGGCACTCTGTCAGGAAACCCGGTGGCCATGGCCGGAGGGTTAGCGACCCTCTCCCAGCTGAACCGGAAAGCGTACTCCTGGCTCGAGAGGCTGTCAGCAAGCCTCGAAGATGGCCTCCTCGAGGCAGCAGCCGCCTGCGGCGTGCAACTCACAGTAAACAGAGTCGGCTCGATGCTAGGTCTCTTCTTCGCATCAGGGAAGGTACGGAACTTCAGGGACGCAAAAGGCTCGAACCATCAGCTGTATCCCAGATTCCACCGCGCCCTGCTCGAGTCCGGAATCTACTTTCCGCCCTCCGCCTTCGAGACCTTCTTCCTCTCGATAGCCCACTCCGATGGTGACGTGAGAACGACCGTTTCGGCATCGCGGCGAGCATTCCGGGGTCTTGCGTCATGA
- the hemE gene encoding uroporphyrinogen decarboxylase → MRRTDSPFIDACFGRETEYTPVWFMRQAGRFLPSYRRLKGGRNVLEITKDPELASEVVADAVRALGVDAGIIFADIMLPLEAMGVKFRIEEDVGPIVSNPIRGPSDVAALRRPDPEMDLSYVYGGIDRAIQKLDGRTPLIGFAGAPFTLAAYMIEGGPSRELAKTRALMYSSPETWRPLMKSLTDMIKGYLSVQVKHGVSAIQLFDSWVGCLSPRDYDQFVFPFTREIFDSVNSVPRIHFCADSSALVEEFHRTGPEVLSVDWRIPIEDVWRRCDGATAVQGNLDPAAALAGGEEMEKRVTDILDRAKGRSGHIFSLGHGVLRDTDPENLRRIVNTVHARTKRKTG, encoded by the coding sequence ATGAGGCGGACGGACTCGCCGTTCATCGACGCCTGCTTCGGGCGAGAGACGGAGTATACTCCCGTCTGGTTCATGAGGCAGGCTGGCAGATTCCTCCCGAGCTACAGGCGACTCAAGGGAGGGAGAAACGTACTGGAGATTACGAAGGACCCCGAGCTTGCGTCGGAGGTGGTCGCTGATGCCGTACGCGCCCTGGGCGTCGACGCGGGAATCATCTTCGCAGACATCATGCTGCCGCTGGAGGCGATGGGCGTGAAGTTCAGAATCGAGGAGGACGTAGGGCCGATAGTCTCGAATCCAATCCGGGGACCGAGCGACGTGGCGGCGCTCCGGAGGCCGGACCCGGAGATGGACCTCTCTTACGTCTACGGCGGCATCGACAGGGCCATCCAGAAGCTGGACGGTCGGACTCCGCTGATCGGCTTCGCCGGAGCGCCGTTTACCCTCGCGGCCTACATGATTGAGGGCGGGCCGAGCAGGGAACTGGCGAAGACCAGGGCGTTGATGTACTCGAGCCCAGAGACATGGCGACCCCTCATGAAAAGCCTGACCGACATGATCAAGGGCTACTTGTCGGTCCAGGTGAAGCACGGCGTGTCTGCGATCCAGCTCTTCGACAGCTGGGTAGGTTGTCTTTCACCGCGTGACTACGATCAATTTGTCTTTCCCTTCACTCGCGAGATATTCGACTCCGTCAACTCGGTGCCGAGGATTCACTTCTGTGCCGACTCTTCCGCCCTGGTAGAGGAGTTCCACCGGACGGGACCGGAGGTCCTGAGCGTGGACTGGAGGATACCGATAGAAGATGTCTGGCGAAGGTGTGACGGTGCCACCGCCGTCCAGGGGAACCTGGACCCCGCAGCCGCGCTGGCCGGCGGGGAAGAGATGGAGAAACGTGTTACGGACATCCTGGACCGAGCCAAGGGACGATCGGGGCACATATTCAGCCTGGGCCACGGTGTTCTTCGTGACACCGACCCCGAGAACCTTCGCCGAATCGTGAACACAGTTCATGCGCGGACTAAGAGGAAGACGGGATGA
- the hemH gene encoding ferrochelatase, with protein sequence MKGIMLMTYGTPRSLEGVEEFHTNIRGGQRPTDAEIEGLRQRYKAIGGTSPLIRITESLREKLQRRVADQGSDTLVYSAMKHSEPFIADVVKRAAGDGVAELLSIALAPHYSKMSVGTYTLAVEMANAALPRRMKLDSVNSWHRNPKLIEAWASRIRSSERKLPETYSLVFSAHSLPEKILASGDPYRYQLIETCELISAAIRRSEWTFSFQSAGHSREPWLGPDILDHLQGQFDRGFGNFLIAPIGFVADHLEILYDIDIECKQWAEKNGAQLARCDSLNDSDDFVDCLHSLILEKQFL encoded by the coding sequence ATGAAGGGAATAATGCTGATGACGTACGGGACGCCCCGCTCCCTTGAAGGAGTGGAGGAGTTCCACACGAACATTCGCGGCGGCCAGAGGCCGACCGACGCCGAGATCGAGGGCCTCCGCCAGCGATACAAGGCCATAGGAGGGACATCCCCGTTGATTCGAATCACCGAGAGCCTCAGGGAGAAGCTGCAGCGTCGAGTAGCGGACCAGGGCTCCGACACGCTCGTCTATTCAGCGATGAAACACTCGGAACCCTTTATCGCCGACGTCGTCAAGAGGGCCGCCGGTGACGGGGTCGCTGAGCTCCTCTCAATCGCGCTCGCTCCGCACTACTCCAAGATGAGCGTCGGCACGTACACGCTCGCTGTGGAAATGGCAAACGCTGCTCTGCCCCGAAGAATGAAACTGGACTCGGTCAACTCGTGGCACAGGAATCCGAAGCTGATAGAGGCCTGGGCATCAAGGATTAGAAGCTCGGAGCGGAAGCTCCCAGAGACCTACTCCCTCGTCTTCTCCGCCCACAGCCTCCCCGAGAAGATCCTGGCCAGCGGAGACCCTTACCGGTACCAGCTCATCGAGACTTGCGAGTTGATATCAGCGGCAATTCGTCGAAGCGAATGGACCTTTTCATTCCAGAGCGCGGGTCATTCGAGGGAGCCGTGGCTAGGGCCGGACATACTTGACCACCTGCAAGGGCAGTTCGATCGAGGGTTCGGGAACTTCTTAATCGCTCCGATAGGTTTCGTTGCTGACCACCTAGAGATTCTCTACGACATCGATATTGAATGCAAACAATGGGCAGAGAAGAACGGCGCTCAGCTGGCAAGGTGCGATTCCCTCAACGACTCTGACGATTTTGTTGACTGCCTTCATTCCCTTATTCTTGAGAAACAGTTCCTATGA
- a CDS encoding class I SAM-dependent methyltransferase: MVRISDSVREPLDRQRQHWEKMLENNPEMFGDEPSDPARIAAELFKKEGKTNTLELGGGQGRDTIFFAKSGFKTTVLDYSDAGIKAIREKALALGLHQSITALLHDVRTPLPFPDESFDACYSHMLFNMALTTAELGYLSEEVRRVLKQAGLCVYTVRHTGDPHYGRGTHRGEDMYELGSFIVHFFSREKVERLAKGYDIVGVDEFEESELPRRLFRVTLRKRED, from the coding sequence GTGGTAAGAATATCGGATAGTGTGAGAGAACCTCTGGATAGACAAAGACAGCACTGGGAGAAGATGCTTGAAAACAATCCAGAGATGTTTGGTGATGAGCCCAGTGATCCCGCTCGGATTGCGGCTGAGCTCTTCAAAAAGGAAGGGAAGACAAATACCTTGGAACTCGGCGGTGGACAGGGAAGAGACACTATTTTCTTCGCCAAGAGCGGTTTCAAAACAACGGTCTTGGACTATTCAGATGCAGGAATCAAAGCCATAAGAGAAAAGGCTCTTGCATTGGGACTGCATCAGTCGATTACTGCACTGCTCCATGATGTGCGTACTCCTTTGCCCTTCCCCGACGAATCTTTTGATGCCTGTTACTCCCACATGCTTTTCAACATGGCTCTCACAACAGCCGAATTAGGATACCTGTCTGAGGAGGTCAGACGAGTGTTAAAGCAAGCCGGACTCTGCGTTTATACTGTCAGGCACACCGGTGACCCCCATTACGGAAGAGGCACCCATCGTGGTGAGGACATGTATGAGTTGGGCAGTTTTATCGTGCATTTCTTCAGCAGGGAAAAAGTGGAACGTCTGGCCAAGGGCTATGACATTGTCGGTGTTGACGAATTTGAGGAGAGCGAACTGCCCAGAAGACTTTTCCGGGTAACACTCAGAAAGAGGGAGGATTAG
- a CDS encoding PadR family transcriptional regulator, producing MPGGWCRCGPFRVNVVPQGMLKPYILRLLSERPMHGFEMMEEIFQRTKGMWRPGPSAIYPTLTWLEETGYVEEMQSEAKGEKARRPYRITGKGKEALKGYGKFRSEWLEGVSQLREIWW from the coding sequence ATGCCGGGAGGATGGTGCAGGTGCGGTCCCTTTAGGGTAAACGTCGTGCCCCAGGGCATGCTCAAGCCCTACATCCTTCGGCTACTCTCCGAGAGGCCTATGCACGGCTTTGAGATGATGGAGGAGATATTCCAGCGAACGAAGGGGATGTGGCGGCCAGGACCTTCTGCAATCTATCCGACACTCACATGGCTCGAGGAGACGGGCTACGTCGAGGAGATGCAGAGCGAGGCGAAGGGAGAGAAGGCAAGGAGGCCGTACAGAATCACAGGGAAGGGAAAGGAGGCACTGAAAGGCTACGGCAAGTTTAGGAGCGAGTGGCTCGAGGGCGTCTCGCAGCTCAGAGAGATTTGGTGGTAA
- a CDS encoding plastocyanin/azurin family copper-binding protein, which produces MRGKEFMKDSSKVIIAISVGIAFAVALSAPILVSGYSGSTAGVNSAEGGQFFGGMMSMMATQGQTIPETQVIQLMRSIPGYANVIPANDTIVFSSKDIKLVVLATDLKGAANLTTNAPPSYATDNVFVIYGLVNPTLVVPRGATLQVTFVNLDNDMYHNFAMASLSPPYPFMVMQGMMYGQQQRPWIAMAPFLPPANNGQGLVYGYSYTVTLGEQGSLWYLCTYSGHAQAGMYGKVLVS; this is translated from the coding sequence ATGAGAGGGAAAGAATTCATGAAGGATTCGTCCAAGGTGATAATCGCGATAAGTGTCGGAATAGCATTCGCGGTGGCTCTGTCGGCTCCTATCCTTGTGAGCGGATATTCTGGGAGCACTGCAGGCGTGAACAGTGCCGAGGGCGGCCAGTTCTTCGGAGGGATGATGAGCATGATGGCGACCCAGGGCCAGACAATCCCTGAAACTCAAGTCATCCAGTTGATGAGGAGCATTCCGGGATACGCGAATGTAATCCCGGCCAACGACACCATAGTCTTCAGCTCCAAAGACATCAAGCTCGTCGTGCTTGCGACCGACCTCAAGGGCGCCGCGAACCTTACTACAAACGCACCGCCTAGCTATGCTACCGACAACGTCTTTGTGATTTACGGCCTGGTCAACCCCACGCTTGTGGTCCCACGCGGGGCCACGTTGCAAGTCACCTTCGTTAATCTAGACAACGACATGTACCACAACTTCGCGATGGCCTCCCTGAGTCCTCCGTACCCGTTCATGGTCATGCAGGGAATGATGTACGGGCAGCAGCAGAGGCCGTGGATAGCGATGGCGCCCTTCCTACCTCCAGCAAATAATGGTCAAGGGCTGGTGTATGGATATTCGTACACAGTTACCCTTGGCGAACAAGGGAGCCTTTGGTACCTGTGCACGTACTCCGGACACGCTCAAGCCGGGATGTACGGAAAGGTGCTGGTGAGCTAA
- a CDS encoding metalloregulator ArsR/SmtB family transcription factor produces MQDRIFEMHAEICKTLGSPVRIEILDSLRDGEKTVGQISQELGLRQANISQHLGVLRQRRVVTTRKEGTSVFYGVSNPKIIQACRLMREVLLEQLKESQRLTVLAERRGSR; encoded by the coding sequence ATGCAGGACAGGATTTTCGAGATGCATGCGGAGATATGCAAGACGCTGGGAAGCCCGGTCAGGATAGAGATTCTCGACTCGCTGCGTGACGGAGAGAAGACCGTCGGCCAAATCTCGCAGGAGCTGGGACTGAGACAGGCCAATATCTCTCAGCACCTTGGGGTGCTCAGGCAGAGGCGGGTCGTGACGACTCGGAAGGAGGGCACAAGCGTCTTCTACGGGGTGTCGAATCCCAAGATCATCCAGGCCTGCCGCCTGATGAGAGAAGTCCTGCTTGAGCAGCTCAAGGAGTCGCAGAGGCTGACCGTTTTAGCTGAGAGGCGCGGGTCGAGATAA
- a CDS encoding DsrE family protein has product MLGRGVESEEVNDVKFDVKKMMSEYVDKGGEILTCGTCLKIRKKGSTDLCPISTMQDLVNLTVDSDRMLSFGQVRIPSSEEFSNSH; this is encoded by the coding sequence TTGCTTGGGCGAGGGGTTGAGAGTGAGGAAGTCAATGATGTCAAGTTCGACGTGAAGAAGATGATGAGTGAGTATGTGGACAAGGGAGGTGAGATTCTCACATGCGGTACCTGCCTCAAAATCAGGAAGAAGGGTAGCACCGACCTCTGCCCCATCTCCACGATGCAGGACTTGGTGAACCTGACGGTAGATTCGGATAGGATGCTCAGTTTCGGACAAGTTCGAATCCCTTCATCCGAGGAATTTTCGAACTCTCATTAG